A genomic stretch from Acropora palmata chromosome 13, jaAcrPala1.3, whole genome shotgun sequence includes:
- the LOC141864528 gene encoding SRSF protein kinase 1-like has product MNSKMQRKVLVMQARKKRYKAAKARMKPDDSKTKPKSGSVSSFNDEDYEVGENSDDEEQEDPGDYVKGGYHPVRLGDLYNSRYSVIRKLGWGHFSTVWLAWDLKDRHFVALKIVKSASHYTETAIDEMKLLRTVHTADADDIGYKHVVQLTDDFKIVGINGSHICMVFEVLGHNLLKLIIKSSYKGIPVLQVRNIIKQTLQGLDYLHRKCKIIHTDIKPENILLCVNEKHVQQLAAEAATARASGVYSPALISTAPPAVIQQCTATKISKSKKKRLKKKLNKQIEKQQQQQNEIEQEMLEENEEDSEKEGDDSINDAAENCEDKTVECDDESNEVPQYTQEKTLDNHVDCGTSVELTNEVMNQTANESSETASNDAMSVIEEQVEPDSTVCNGDEQDTDSKSVDMESLSELKVEPDESKEIVEENIGEAEQDDDWFRVKIADLGNACWVHHHFTEEIQTRQYRSLEVLIGAGYGPAADIWSTACMAFELATGDFLFEPHSGEDYTRDEDHLAHIIELLGKVPRNIALSGKYSRDFFNRKGELKHISKLRPWGLYDVLREKYEWSEKDAMDFSAFLIPMLDFNTTRRATAAQCLDHAWLKDV; this is encoded by the exons ATGAACTCGAAAATGCAACGGAAAG ttttggtGATGCAAGCAAGGAAAAAGAGGTACAAAGCGGCAAAAGCACGTATGAAGCCTGACGATTCCAAGACCAAACCAAAGAG TGGGAGTGTCTCTAGTTTTAACGATGAGGATTACGAAGTGGGTGAAAATTCAGACGACGAGGAACAAGAGGATCCGGGAGATTACGTGAAAG GTGGTTATCATCCAGTACGTTTGGGTGACTTGTACAACAGCCGCTATAGTGTAATCAGGAAGCTAGGATGGGGTCATTTCTCAACGGTGTGGTTAGCATGGGATCTCAA AGACCGCCACTTTGTTGCTCTGAAGATTGTAAAGAGTGCCTCTCATTACACAGAGACTGCAATAGATGAAATGAAGCTGCTGAGAACA gTCCACACTGCTGACGCAGATGACATTGGTTATAAACATGTGGTCCAACTTACTGatgattttaaaattgttgGAATAAATGGCTCTC ATATCTGTATGGTGTTTGAAGTGTTGGGTCACAATCTGTTGAAGTTAATTATAAAGTCTAGCTATAAAGGAATACCAGTCTTGCAAGTGAGAAATATTATAAAACAG ACATTACAAGGACTGGATTATTTACATAGGAAATGCAAAATCATCCACACTGACATAAAGCCAGAGAACATCTTATTGTGTGTAAATGAGAAGCACGTTCAGCAGCTTGCGGCGGAAGCAGCTACCGCTCGAGCCTCTGGTGTCTATTCACCTGCGTTGA tcagtaCAGCTCCACCAGCCGTCATACAG CAATGcacagcaacaaaaatatcCAAAAGCAAGAAGAAGAGACTGAAGAAAAAGCTAAATAAACAGATTGAaaagcagcaacaacagcagAATGAGATAGAACAGGAAATGTTGGAGGAAAATGAAGAAGATTCTGAAAAGGAAGGAGATGATAGTATTAATGATGCAGCAGAAAACTGTGAGGACAAAACAGTGGAGTGTGACGATGAGTCAAATGAAGTTCCTCAATACACACAAGAAAAGACTTTGGACAATCACGTTGATTGTGGTACATCTGTTGAATTGACAAATGAAGTCATGAACCAAACTGCAAATGAGTCAAGCGAGACTGCGTCAAACGATGCTATGTCAGTAATAGAAGAGCAGGTTGAACCAG ATAGTACAGTGTGCAATGGAGATGAGCAAGATACAGACAGCAAAAGTGTTGATATGGAGTCTTTATCAGAACTAAAAG TTGAACCTGACGAAAGCAAGGAAATTGTAGAAGAAAACATTGGTGAAGCTGAACAGGATGATGATTGGTTTAGAGTGAAAATTGCAGATCTTGGAAATGCTTGTTGGGTG CATCACCACTTTACGGAAGAAATTCAAACAAGACAATATCGCAGCCTGGAAGTATTGATCGGAGCAGGTTATGGACCTGCAGCTGATATATGGAGTACAGCATGCATG GCATTTGAATTAGCTACGGGAGATTTTCTATTTGAACCTCATTCAGGAGAAGACTACACAAGAGATGAAG ATCACCTTGCCCATATCATTGAACTTCTTGGAAAAGTCCCTAGAAACATTGCATTATCAGGAAAATATTCCAGAGATTTCTTCAACAGAAAAG GGGAACTCAAGCATATTTCTAAGCTGCGGCCTTG GGGCTTATACGATGTTCTACGTGAAAAGTATGAGTGGTCTGAGAAAGATGCCATGGATTTCTCAGCTTTTCTGATTCCAATGTTGGACTTCAATACCACTAGACGAGCCACAGCAGCACAGTGCCTGGATCATGCTTGGCTCAAAGATGTATAG
- the LOC141864532 gene encoding protein O-glucosyltransferase 1-like: MDGFSRPILITVYLFLYCRNFSIGSEGLGDCSIDDSCEGNHGKEKYIIKDSWKSYLDKIDQAVAQYEDCLNKKCACYSDVVDDDLRIWKDRGGISKSEFDDTAGHGVHYQVIDHKLYRESDCMFPFRCKGVEHFILKMIDKLPDMEMRINVRDYPQIPKWSRPLPVFSFSKTANEHDIMYPAWTFWEGGPAVWPIYPTGLGRWDLMREEIDKKAKEWPWDKKQPKAFFRGSRTSAERDPLVLLSRSHPDLVDAQYTKNQAWKSDADTLHAPPAKEIKLEDHCEYRYLFNFRGVAASFRFKHLFMCKSLVFHVGNEWLEFFYRALKPWVHYIPVETHLNNARDLIEFARANDDVARAITERGYQFIKDHLRMQDVKCYWKQLLKRYAKLVQWKPQQNLSFQEVKP, translated from the exons ATGGACGGTTTTTCTCGCCCAATTTTAATAACAGTTTACCTTTTTTTGTATTGCCGCAATTTTTCCATTGGATCTGAGGGGCTAGGGGATTGCTCTATAGACGATTCTTGTGAAGGAAATCATGGCAAAGAGAAGTACATCATCAAAG ACTCATGGAAATCATACCTTGACAAAATTGACCAAGCAGTGGCTCAATATGAAGACTGCTTAAACAAAAAGTGTGCTTGCTACAGTGATGTCGTTGATGATGATTTAAGAATTTGGAAAGACAGAGGGGGCATAAGTAAGAGTGAATTTGATGATACTGCTGGTCATGGTGTACACTACCAGGTTATTGACCATAAATTGTACAGAGAAAGTGACTGCATGTTTCCCTTTAG GTGCAAAGGAGTGGAGCATTTTATCCTAAAGATGATTGATAAACTGCCAGATATGGAAATGAGGATAAATGTCAGAGACTATCCACAG ATACCAAAGTGGTCAAGACCTTTGCCAGTTTTCTCTTTTAGTAAG ACAGCCAATGAACATGACATCATGTATCCAGCATGGACATTCTGGGAGGGTGGTCCAGCAGTATGGCCCATTTACCCCACAGGTCTTGGGAGATGGGATTTAATGAGAGAGGAGATTGACAA AAAAGCTAAAGAATGGCCTTGGGATAAGAAACAACCAAAGGCATTTTTCAGAGGATCAAGGACATCTGCTGAGAGAGATCCATTAGTGCTATTATCCCGATCTCATCCAGACCTGGTTGATGCTCAGTACACCAAAAACCAAGCATGGAAATCTGATGCT GACACATTACATGCACCACCAGCGAAGGAAATTAAGCTTGAAGATCATTGTGAATACAG GTACCTGTTCAACTTTCGAGGTGTTGCAGCAAGTTTTAGATTTAAGCATTTGTTTATGTGCAAGTCATTGGTGTTTCATGTGGGAAATGAATGGCTTGAGTTCTTTTACCGGGCCCTCAAACCTTGGGTTCACTACATTCCTGTTGAAACACACCTCAACAATGCAAG AGACCTGATAGAATTTGCAAGAGCAAATGATGATGTTGCAAGAGCCATAACCGAGAG AGGCTACCAATTCATCAAAGATCACCTTCGCATGCAGGATGTGAAGTGCTACTGGAAACAACTACTGAAAAGATATGCTAAACTCGTGCAATGGAAACCCCAACAAAACTTGAGTTTCCAAGAGGTTAAGCCTTAG